The Ciceribacter thiooxidans genome window below encodes:
- a CDS encoding ABC transporter ATP-binding protein, translating into MARVHLRNLEKIYGGTVKAVHGIDLDIADGEFMVLVGPSGCAKSTTLRMIAGLEEISGGEIVIGEQRVNDLPPSRRSIAMVFQNYALYPHMKVRGNLAFGLRIAGTPKAEIAAAIDNVARILEIEPLLDRLPKQLSGGQAQRVALGRALIKKPGVFLFDEPLSNLDAKLRASMRVRITDLHRQLKADGLSSTVVYVTHDQTEAMTMGDRICVMQAGRIMQVATPKELYNAPANLFVAGFIGSPEMNLVDGALDGTDFVIGGQRLRLGEVVAGRLAARPDAAVLGIRPQHLALAGTGPGVEARLTSAEFMGHEVNLHADLEGQRIVAVVSAAEFEALGTGDRIALRPELSSLHVFDKTDGRNISLRGGSVAPETPRGGEA; encoded by the coding sequence ATGGCACGCGTTCACTTGAGGAATCTCGAAAAAATCTACGGCGGCACCGTGAAGGCGGTGCACGGCATCGATCTCGACATAGCCGACGGCGAGTTCATGGTGCTGGTCGGGCCGTCCGGCTGCGCCAAGTCGACGACCCTGCGCATGATCGCCGGCCTCGAGGAAATCAGCGGCGGCGAGATCGTCATTGGCGAACAGCGGGTCAACGACCTGCCGCCGAGCCGGCGATCGATCGCCATGGTGTTCCAGAACTATGCGCTCTATCCGCACATGAAGGTGCGCGGCAATCTCGCCTTCGGGCTCAGGATCGCCGGTACGCCCAAGGCCGAGATCGCGGCGGCGATCGACAATGTCGCACGCATTCTCGAAATCGAGCCGCTGCTCGACCGGCTGCCGAAGCAGCTCTCGGGCGGTCAGGCGCAGCGCGTGGCGCTCGGCCGCGCGCTGATCAAGAAACCGGGCGTCTTTCTGTTCGACGAGCCGCTCTCCAATCTCGACGCCAAGCTGCGTGCCTCGATGCGGGTGCGGATCACCGACCTGCACCGCCAGCTGAAAGCCGATGGGCTGTCGTCGACCGTGGTCTATGTCACCCATGACCAGACCGAGGCGATGACGATGGGCGACCGCATCTGTGTCATGCAGGCGGGCCGTATCATGCAGGTGGCGACGCCGAAGGAACTCTACAACGCGCCCGCCAATCTGTTCGTCGCCGGCTTCATCGGCAGCCCGGAAATGAACCTCGTCGACGGAGCGCTCGACGGCACCGACTTCGTCATCGGCGGCCAGCGCCTTCGCCTCGGTGAGGTAGTGGCCGGCCGCCTGGCGGCGCGACCCGACGCGGCCGTGCTCGGCATTCGGCCGCAGCACCTGGCGCTCGCCGGCACCGGTCCGGGGGTCGAGGCGCGGCTGACGAGCGCCGAGTTCATGGGCCATGAGGTCAACCTGCACGCCGATCTGGAAGGGCAACGCATCGTCGCGGTGGTCAGTGCCGCGGAATTCGAGGCGCTCGGGACCGGCGACCGGATCGCACTTCGGCCGGAGCTCTCATCCCTGCATGTTTTCGACAAGACCGACGGGCGCAACATTTCGCTGCGAGGAGGCAGCGTTGCGCCCGAGACACCAAGAGGAGGAGAAGCATGA
- a CDS encoding glycoside hydrolase family 28 protein, with translation MTRPIAVAISARIAAIRLPVPGALYHLPRPLAFRLTPVARPEEVRTGLADRAVMLLNDLSPGTDYWFQADGLEPFEFRTRPCTALVEAAEFGLVEGTDLADIDSARHNAEALARAVRAVPEGGTLRLAAGLWTALPLRLASGVTLHLAKGAVLRGPALRTGWPILPARDGTGHMLGSWEGLPDACFAAPLHAVDAERLTIEGAGVIDGSGDAGDWWTWAKESREGARRPRGLHLIRCRNVALLGFTIRNAASWTVHPQGCDGLVAAGLSIEAPPDSPNTDGFNPESCRDVRIEGVRFSVGDDCIAVKAGKRGPSGEADHLSETRGVRVRHCLMERGHGGLVIGSEMSGGVHDVTIEDSEMLGTDRGLRLKTRRGRGGAISRVAMRRVRMERVLTAISANAHYHCDADGHEGWVQSRVPAPVGTGTPVIEDVDVHHLAHAAGVFLGLPETPIRGVRIRRLRLHSSAPEAVATPPVMADHVRPMRHERIVAEHADISCDDPALLSSASVSIPSVRDAP, from the coding sequence ATGACCCGACCTATCGCAGTTGCGATCTCCGCCCGGATCGCGGCCATACGACTGCCTGTGCCCGGCGCCCTTTACCACCTGCCGCGGCCTTTGGCCTTCCGCCTGACCCCGGTTGCGCGACCCGAGGAGGTGCGTACCGGTCTGGCCGATCGTGCCGTAATGCTCCTCAACGACCTGTCGCCCGGGACAGATTACTGGTTCCAGGCGGACGGGTTGGAGCCTTTCGAATTCAGAACGAGGCCCTGCACCGCGCTCGTCGAGGCGGCGGAGTTCGGGCTGGTGGAGGGAACCGATCTGGCCGACATCGACAGTGCGCGGCACAATGCCGAGGCGCTGGCCAGGGCGGTTCGAGCGGTTCCGGAGGGCGGCACGCTGAGACTTGCGGCCGGTCTCTGGACGGCACTGCCGCTGCGGCTTGCTTCCGGCGTCACGCTGCACCTGGCGAAAGGTGCGGTATTGCGCGGGCCGGCGCTCCGCACCGGCTGGCCGATCCTGCCGGCACGCGACGGTACGGGGCACATGCTCGGGAGCTGGGAAGGGCTGCCGGATGCCTGTTTCGCCGCACCGCTCCATGCCGTCGACGCCGAGCGGCTCACCATCGAGGGCGCCGGCGTGATCGACGGCTCGGGCGATGCCGGGGACTGGTGGACCTGGGCCAAGGAGAGCCGTGAGGGCGCGCGGCGGCCGCGCGGCCTGCACCTCATCCGCTGCCGCAACGTCGCGCTTCTCGGCTTCACCATTCGCAATGCGGCCTCCTGGACCGTGCACCCGCAGGGCTGCGACGGGTTGGTCGCAGCGGGTCTCTCGATCGAGGCTCCGCCTGACAGCCCCAATACCGACGGCTTCAATCCGGAGAGTTGCCGCGACGTGAGGATCGAAGGCGTGCGCTTCTCGGTCGGTGACGACTGTATCGCCGTCAAGGCCGGCAAGCGCGGCCCGTCCGGCGAGGCCGACCACCTGTCCGAGACACGCGGTGTCAGGGTGCGTCATTGCCTCATGGAGCGTGGCCATGGCGGCCTCGTCATCGGTTCGGAAATGTCCGGTGGCGTCCACGACGTCACCATAGAGGACAGCGAGATGCTGGGCACCGATCGGGGACTCAGGCTGAAGACCCGGCGCGGTCGGGGAGGGGCCATCTCGCGCGTGGCGATGCGCCGGGTCCGGATGGAGCGTGTGCTGACGGCGATCTCCGCCAATGCCCATTATCATTGCGATGCCGACGGCCACGAGGGGTGGGTGCAATCACGTGTGCCCGCGCCGGTCGGCACAGGCACGCCGGTCATCGAAGACGTCGACGTCCATCATCTCGCCCATGCCGCCGGCGTCTTCCTCGGACTCCCCGAGACGCCGATCCGCGGTGTACGCATCCGTCGTCTTCGCCTGCATTCCTCGGCGCCCGAGGCCGTCGCCACGCCGCCGGTGATGGCCGATCACGTCCGGCCGATGCGACACGAGCGGATCGTTGCGGAGCATGCCGACATCTCCTGCGACGATCCCGCGCTTCTTTCTTCCGCCTCCGTTTCCATTCCCTCCGTCAGGGACGCTCCATGA
- a CDS encoding ABC transporter substrate-binding protein, producing MTKGRISNILAGTALGVIGFASAVPAAELRMSWWGGESRHVATQKALEACGAKHGHTVKGEFTGFDGYLEKLTTQMAGQTEADIVQVNWPWLPLFSRNGDGFADLRTLKAIDLSNWSEADLASGSMNGVLQGLSVSTTGRVFLFNTTTFEKAGVAVPKSWEELFAATKTIKEKLGKDYYTFNAVKETAQLVTTLVVVQKTGKDMVDPKTNRVAWTADELADGITFLGKLVEDGVMRSQKEEAADGNVNLFEKPEWAEGKIAGSYEWDSTFGKYAHPLKEGQVLKPAGILKIDGAVTAGVYRKPSMVFSISKHSNNQEAAAQIVNCLLNEPEGIDALGTTRGIPASKAATARLGQTGEPEVCEANAMVMAASGPSVSPFNENPEIRSVFLDTLEEYAYGELDAKAAAEQIIDGSNDVLAKFD from the coding sequence ATGACCAAAGGACGGATATCCAACATTCTCGCCGGCACCGCGCTCGGCGTCATCGGGTTTGCATCCGCCGTGCCGGCTGCCGAGCTGCGTATGTCGTGGTGGGGCGGAGAAAGTCGCCATGTCGCGACACAGAAGGCGCTGGAGGCCTGCGGCGCCAAGCACGGTCATACCGTCAAGGGCGAGTTTACAGGTTTCGACGGATATCTCGAAAAGCTCACGACACAGATGGCCGGCCAGACCGAGGCCGACATCGTCCAGGTCAACTGGCCATGGCTGCCGCTGTTCTCCAGGAATGGCGACGGGTTCGCCGATCTGAGGACGCTGAAGGCGATCGATCTGTCGAACTGGAGCGAGGCTGATCTCGCCTCCGGCTCGATGAACGGTGTGCTGCAGGGCCTGTCTGTGTCGACAACGGGCCGCGTGTTTCTCTTCAATACGACGACTTTCGAAAAGGCCGGCGTCGCCGTACCGAAATCCTGGGAAGAGCTGTTCGCCGCGACCAAGACGATCAAGGAAAAGCTCGGCAAGGACTACTACACCTTCAACGCGGTGAAGGAGACGGCTCAACTCGTCACAACGCTGGTCGTCGTGCAGAAGACCGGCAAGGACATGGTCGATCCGAAAACCAACCGCGTGGCCTGGACGGCTGACGAACTGGCCGACGGCATCACATTCCTCGGCAAGCTGGTTGAGGACGGCGTAATGCGGTCGCAGAAGGAGGAGGCGGCCGACGGCAATGTCAACCTGTTCGAAAAGCCGGAATGGGCGGAGGGCAAGATCGCTGGTTCCTATGAATGGGACTCGACTTTCGGCAAGTACGCTCATCCGCTGAAAGAAGGCCAGGTGCTGAAGCCGGCCGGCATCCTCAAGATTGACGGCGCCGTGACCGCCGGCGTCTACCGCAAGCCTTCCATGGTATTTTCAATTTCGAAGCATTCGAACAACCAGGAGGCGGCCGCCCAGATTGTAAATTGCCTGCTGAACGAGCCGGAAGGCATCGATGCGCTCGGCACGACGCGGGGCATTCCCGCATCTAAAGCCGCCACCGCGAGGCTTGGACAGACCGGCGAGCCTGAGGTGTGCGAGGCAAACGCGATGGTGATGGCAGCCTCCGGCCCGTCCGTCTCACCGTTCAATGAGAACCCCGAGATCCGCTCCGTCTTCCTGGATACGCTCGAGGAATATGCCTACGGCGAGCTGGATGCAAAAGCCGCCGCGGAACAGATTATCGACGGCAGCAACGACGTACTCGCCAAATTCGACTGA